The proteins below come from a single Asterias rubens chromosome 9, eAstRub1.3, whole genome shotgun sequence genomic window:
- the LOC117295171 gene encoding uncharacterized protein LOC117295171 yields MGTCTASAMGLVSLSLLVVLQLSFTAGVCVNESIPPIVPPTTWTAWFSVDDPTDGTENETLAAVRSAYLSVCVSPTQAECRVKFLHTDYVTAGQSLVFSCTPATGLLCQNSDQPHPQETCLDYEIRFECPTPAGTLPDPQIHWELSGKANESDDDPTSCGGPINSIYPSKGGLTGAVNEPPPISADSFNSSNHLCAHRTNGTNDNLSFEPSPNKCITDTPCCTSGWTLTFWMRYRSTASSLRRYIISTGGHDTSKRGFTIYLTKKFSLIVNGDLNRKAWGMKIDRDDLFPTDVWTHHCFTYNADDGTRYYKNGVLGFSLKTETRNETSSLTNYDNVHVFTSNGNNLGRPEGDFSDFKMFYRTFDETEVQTAFLKETTESKLVIHYLVKKTTDDAFDVELVCLAKSGSHPNITWHRADDGAHFYAVSPSSNVDIVESFPNIYRTRSELKFRSMKPTSDVTIACEASDVVGSKGSISKSITVPKVDVVKEVVAQNCYLGQEPDSNQEGKLRWVLPVDYNNRCICTRLLPGGLNLYTPERSYIPYYIDQPPFRATEREMVTFLDCPVDFSIIGKPTEQSSTNSTGHASHKAVDGKGLTSTQNGDCTKTMGDGEIDPWWRVDLEDEHCIRTITIINRIDCCSEHLTGAVARAGIDPIVTNNTMCGEPVTAEQAAPRGGVLEFKCNPPVRAHYVFVDIPIDTPSILQLCEVMVKEFPLEICSSTDD; encoded by the exons TTAGTTGTTCTTCAATTAAGTTTCACCGCAGGAGTTTGTGTAAATG AATCGATACCTCCTATCGTGCCCCCTACAACTTGGACTGCTTGGTTTAGCGTGGATGACCCTACAGACGGTACAGAAAACGAGACACTAGCAGCAGTCAGATCG GCTTACCTATCGGTGTGCGTCAGCCCAACCCAGGCCGAGTGCCGAGTGAAATTCCTCCACACTGATTACGTCACTGCCGGACAGTCTTTGGTCTTTAGTTGCACTCCTGCTACCGGACTCCTGTGTCAAAACTCGGATCAACCTCATCCCCAGGAGACATGCCTGGACTATGAGATCAGATTTGAATGTCCAACACCTGCGG GCACACTTCCAGACCCCCAAATCCACTGGGAACTGAGCGGCAAGGCAAATGAGAGTGACGATGACCCGACATCATGCGGTGGGCCAATAAACTCAATCTATCCCAGTAAAGGCGGCTTGACCGGAGCGGTGAATGAACCGCCACCGATATCTGCAGACAGTTTCAACTCATCCAATCATCTTTGCGCACACAGAACAAATGGCACTAACGATAACTTGTCTTTCGAGCCTTCGCCCAACAAGTGCATTACAGATACACCTTGCTGTACATCGGGTTGGACGCTGACTTTCTGGATGCGATACAGGAGTACTGCAAGTAGTTTGAGACGGTATATAATATCCACGGGAGGGCACGACACATCCAAACGAGGGTTCACTATTTATTTGACAAAGAAATTCTCATTGATTGTCAATGGCGATCTAAACCGCAAGGCATGGGGGATGAAAATTGATCGTGACGATTTATTCCCAACTGATGTCTGGACTCATCATTGTTTCACTTACAATGCCGATGATGGAACCCGGTATTACAAGAACGGTGTACTTGGTTTCTCGCTCAAAACGGAGACTAGAAATGAAACCAGCTCGCTAACAAATTATGACAATGTGCATGTGTTCACATCTAATGGTAACAATTTAGGACGTCCAGAAGGCGATTTCAGcgatttcaaaatgttttacaggACCTTCGACGAGACTGAAGTTCAAACTGCATTCCTCAAGGAAACTACAG AGTCAAAGTTAGTGATTCACTACTTGGTGAAGAAAACCACTGACGACGCTTTCGATGTGGAGTTGGTGTGCTTAGCGAAATCTGGAAGTCACCCGAACATCACCTGGCATCGGGCTGATGACGGGGCCCACTTCTACGCGGTGTCTCCTTCATCAAACGTTGATATCGTCGAAAGCTTTCCCAATATCTATAGGACGCGGTCGGAGTTGAAGTTTCGCTCTATGAAACCGACGTCCGACGTTACTATTGCATGCGAGGCATCGGATGTTGTCGGCTCCAAGGGAAGTATATCAAAGAGTATAACCGTTCCTAAAG TTGATGTTGTGAAAGAGGTTGTGGCCCAAAATTGTTACCTTGGCCAGGAGCCTGACTCTAACCAAGAGGGTAAACTCAGATGGGTGTTACCAGTTGACTACAACAACCGCTGTATTTGTACACGACTCCTACCAGGCGGATTGAATTTGTACACACCAGAGAGATCGTACATACCTTATTACATTGATCAGCCACCATTCAGAGCCACTGAGAGAGAAATGGTAACCTTCTTAGATTGTCCAG TTGATTTCTCCATTATTGGCAAACCGACTGAGCAGAGTTCAACGAACTCGACTGGACACGCATCACATAAAGCTGTAGATGGCAAAGGTTTGACATCTACTCAAAACGGAGATTGCACAAAAACAA TGGGAGATGGTGAGATCGATCCTTGGTGGAGAGTTGATCTTGAGGATGAGCATTGCATCAGGACGATTACAATCATCAATAGGATCGACTGCTGCA GCGAGCATTTGACTGGTGCCGTTGCCAGAGCAGGAATAGACCCAATCGTTACTAACAACACCATGTGCGGGGAACCAGTGACGGCTGAACAGGCTGCACCACGTGGTGGTGTTCTTGAGTTTAAATGTAACCCGCCGGTGAGGGCGCACTACGTCTTTGTAGACATACCGATAGACACGCCTTCAATACTGCAGCTGTGtgaggtaatggtgaaagaatttCCCCTTGAGATCTGTTCATCCACAGACGATTGA